In Heteronotia binoei isolate CCM8104 ecotype False Entrance Well chromosome 1, APGP_CSIRO_Hbin_v1, whole genome shotgun sequence, the genomic window GATCCTGCTGTGAGTCAGAGGagaaaatactgaccttgatggaccaatggtttgatttgGTATAAGACagctgtgtgtgtgaggggagacTATCCCTGTGGGGGTGCTAAGTTGTCTCTGCAAACATATCTGCAGTTGCAATAAGTGCACAATGGAAAGTAGTTCTGTGTGGAAGCAGTTTGTGTTCACTGGAAAACATAATTTGCTACTACATCCGCACGAGCAAACTGAAGTTTGCACATGCTTACCAAATCAAACTGTGATCTGAAATTGATTTGTACTCCGAAGTAGAAGCCAAGTTCAAACAATGGTTTACTGATTTGAAGGTGAATTAAACCAGTTCAATTGGAATGAATGAAataggagaaaggaagaaaaagagaatgTGTGCCCACGACTGCTTCATACAATTTCAAATCCTGGTCTTGCATTATATGTGAACTGACTCAGATTTCCATACAGAAgtgcttttcattttaaaagttaCATTTTGTTATTCCTCAGATAAGATCATTGAAATGAATGTAAGAACAGCGTTGCTGCATTTGTGGGCCTCTACTCTGACCCTCGTTTATAACTTGGGTGGGTTCTACAGAGAGGTAAGAAAATCCATCCCCGCTATGAAAGCAGGGGTGAGCAGACAGAGATGCTTGTATATCTCCATGCCACTTGCTGCTGGTGCCACTTGCTGCTGGTGCCACTTGCTGCTGGTGCCACTTGCTGCTGGTGCCACCCCTCCCTCACCCTTTTTCCTTGAAGCATATCAGTACAAAAGTACCAACTTGAGAATCACACCCTAGCAAGCCCCTCTCCTCCCAACAGCTGAACTCTGCCCAAGTTGGTGCTTTAAAAAAACTGTTAAAGGTCTGAAGAAGTTGGGGAAATGTTGGCACTGAGAGTCATTCACTCTATGAATCAACTGTTAGGCAGCAGAACTTTCATACAGAAGTTCTGTCTGTAGCCAGCCAACAGTTTCCCCACTAAGTGAAGCAAAGAAGGCTCTTTGCTCCTGCTTAAAAGCCCCAGGAACCCCCATAAGCTATGCTTGGAAAAGGCATAGTGCCATGCAGAAGATCCCTAATGAAGTTGGGACAGGTGGTAATTCCTGTATGGAAGTATCTCTGTAGAGGAAGAATAACTTGCCAGTGAGGAATGGGATCTGAAGGTGACTATATCTGAGGAATTCATGTGTCCCCCtgcaaaagaaaaatacaaagggAACAGCTAGGCTTTGAAAATCAAAAACAAGGAATTAAAGACTTAATGTGTTCTATTGATAATTTATGGGTCTGTGGTGACAAGGAAAGAGGAAGTTCTTAATTCAACCTGAACAAAAATAAGGCCATGATTCAGTCCAGCCTCAACACTTTTAAATTGCAGTGATTTCAATGGGACAGACTGTGTTGTGTGCTGAACCTCCTGTTGCTATCTGCGGGACTTCAGAGAGCTTTGCTTTTAGCTGGACCGTGCCAATATGTTCATTTTCAAatggaaaccaacaaaattttgttTCTGACAAGTGAAGATTATACCCCCTATTTCTCCAagataatctttttttaaaagatgaagaCCTTTACATTCATTTCAGATAAAAATCTTATCACCACATCATTTATTAACATTGTGCTTTCccccccaaattaaaaaaaaccctaatgttATATGAGACCCCAGTACATGCTCTTTAcaattttaaagagagaaatgatgTGAAGTAGAATAAAGTATAAAGCATGCCACTGGTTCATAAACTTCATTATAccagaaagaaaaaagggaataTCACAGCAACAGACAGTTGCCATAGAAATATTCAAGCAGCTAATGCTTGTTTACAGGAGACATCTCTCTATTGTTTCTTCTTCAATCCCTTCCAAAGGATGGCAAATCAAAAAGCAGTTGAGCAAAAGGAAGAACAGAGGCATCTGAATAGGAAATCAAACTCAGTATTTCAAAGGATACAGGTTTCTAATAATATTTGAACCACCCTGTtattatgtttttttttcctgtttaggTTACATCCCTGCTGtagcactgttttttaaacttaattttCACCCTGGAAAATGTAAGATAAAAAGTAAGGCACCAAAGAAACTCTGCCCTGTATAGCAATAAACTACCATGAGGCTCATTTGTTCATTCTTGCAACTTTGCTGAAAAAACCTGTACATGTGCTGTATCTGCACATAGTACTTCCGATAACAATTTCATGCAAAGGTGTTTATTGCACCCTACTTGGCTGACTGATCCAGACACTTAATAACTGGAGTCGTTTTAATGCTGGCCCATAACATAGGCTTATTCTTCAATGACATCCGGTCTTACTGATAGCAATTATTGTTGGGCAAGACAcagacccctccccctcctttgctGGTAACAATTTGTTTATCAAATATATAATCCACTGATAAGCATAAAGGAGATTCTTCCTAATTCATGTTGGCCTCCCCTGTGGGAAGGGTCATGTTTCCTTTATCTGGTTGATTGGTTCTTTCAGCAACAAAAGTTAAAATCTGTTCATACACTGCAGTTCAACTGTGCTCTTGATGAAGACTCCTTATATTTATAAATAGCTCTGTGATGCAGACCATACATACGCTTTGATGCAATCTGTTCACCAGTCATTAAAAACTATCCATGAATACATGATTGTATTGGTAGTACAAAGCTGTAAGAAAATCCATCCGGAATGAAACCATGTTTGATAAACAGAACATGTTGTGCATGCTTCAGAACTGCAATAGGTGGAAACATGTTTCATATTTTACTTCCTTTACTGCAACATATTTTGCCACCTGGTAAGAACTCCCTTTTTCGTAAGGATTTCTTCCAAGATTCATTCACGTTGCTCCTGTCACCACGTCCTGTATCAAAATAATCAAAATATTTACTTTTACATTCAGTGCCCTGATCACTTTTCATTGGTTCCCAGTCTGCAGCCCGTTCTCGTTCCAGTTCATCACCTCCTTTTTCATTACTTGACACTGCTTTACCATGCGGCCCAGCACTAGTAATGAAAATTTCATTGGCGTGTATCTGATCGTCACTCCGGTAAGCAGGGGTGCCGCTTACATCATATTCCACTTGCTGGGAACAGCTTGGCAAAGATatagaaggagaggaggaagaagaagaagaggaatttCCCACTGCAGAATTTGTAGATAATGGTAAACTCAAATAGTGGTTGCCACAGTCTTGATAAAGGCAGCAGGTGTGGATCTTTTCACAGTCCTCCCTTGCCATCCGAAGGCGTTTCCTGTAAGGACAGTCATGAGACACGAACCATTCTTGGGCTGAGGCTCCACCAAAAGAGCAAGTGGGGAAACACCAGTTGTTTTGCATGATAATTTCCCCATGAATTCTCTTCATTAAATTGTTTATGAGAACAGATCGCCTTAGGTAGACTTCGGGGTCATCGATATATTTTAGTTTTTCCAAAGACATATAAAGGATATGTGCCCGTTCCTCAAAGACAGAGattgtctgcaaaaaaaaaaggtgggggggggacaacagcAATAACAAAGATGAGCAAGGTGGGAAGTTAGTTGAAAGATACCATTGAGCCTTTGCCTACCTAGCAATCACTTGTAATACTTCAGGCAACCTACTAGCTAGCCAGCTCCTCCAACCCCACCAAATAGCTAAGCTACCTCTTCTTACCACAGCAGGGTTTTCTCCATTTAGGAAAATTACCCGGAAGCCAGAGTCTGGAGGAAACCAGTGCTGGGATGTTTATTTTTTCTACAGCTAGTACAGCTGCATGGGGTATTTTGAGCCAAACTGTGCCATTGTGTAGAACAGTATTTGTAGGCAAGGGGAGAAATAAACTAAGAGTGCTATGTTTTTAGGGGTACATATATTAGCTTCTGAAACACTAAAAGTGCAGGTTTATATTTTGGGTGATTTAAGCTTTTAAGTCTTTGTGACTTTAAGTCTTTGTGAATCTGGCACTAAAATTCAATATAAATAGTAACACATACACATATGTATATATACCTACACACACAATGAGACTCTATAGAACCTCTTCTTCAGCCATTAACTGAAAATGGCAGATCTTCTCAGATGACCTGTTTGtcaccctgtgcattccatgcattctataaACTGAGCTCTTTTGAACTCTATCAGTGTGTACTGCCACCTAATTCTTGGTGTTTATTATGCAGcttttttattttgatcatattgcCCTGGTGTTGTATCTACctcttgaactttgcctgtctgaatctgcTCCTGAGATAATTGCACAGATGTATTTTTATAGGGGttttttctgggggagggggagctaaagggttaagtattttgtgaatatttaGCTGCAATTGCTGTATATCATTTAAAAGTTTAATAAAAAAGACTATTGGAAAAAGGAATTCAGGATCACATAGTCCAGTTTCCACATTATTGTCATTTCTCCAACTGTGTTACAGCCCTGTCTGCTACCTACCACATCACTGGATTAATCACTGTTACTGTCACAAGTTTAAGTTTGTGAACAGCAAAGTTGGTTTTGTCAGACACTGGGCAGACATAACatctgagccactcgtgggaagggcgggatataagtcccgaataaataaaataaataaaatctctgtTGTGAATGGACTATCCATCAGTACTCATCTGGAATACAAGCCCTACATGAACACTTGAGCAGCTGGCACTTAAAGTCCTATTCAATTTAACTTAATAAAGTAACTTTAAGCATATAAGGCATATGAATTGTACGTAAACAGTTTCACTTTTTATGAAGACTTGGAGGCCAATTTGGCCCTGGAAAAGGGCACCCCCACTCCCAGCCCTGAACCAATTAAAGAGGGGAAGAACAGGCTCCCAGCTGCTTGCACCTGCCTCACCCAAGGTGATAGCTGCTCATCTTGCGCAGTACAAGGACTGCCAGCTATAGCAACAGTGGCTCTGTCCATCTCATGCATGGCTGCCCCAGGGTCTGGGTGGCCCCAAGGGGTTAGGCCCATTGGCTCACTAGGACTTTTGCTGGTAGCCTTAATGGCCAGTCTGCCCCTGCTCATCATAAAAATTCTGGTTATGGGTCTGGCACAGAGTCGCACCTCTACTCTCTAAAGTTGCAAGTGCTAGCTAGACTCATGACAAGTCCAGAATCACTACAAGGCAGGGCTACAGATCCACTGTCAGTCTGCTGCTCCAATCAAAGAGAGTGCTACATCTATAAATATAGTTACTAATACAATAACATGTATTATTGTATTATATGGCAGTCACTTCATTTCTGCAAGTCCTGAAGAGCCATGGATCAACTTCTCTACCTTTCATTATAACGTTGTTGAGAAACATCCCACTGTTTGATTTCGTACAAAAATGTAGGATCTTTCAAATCTCTTAAAGCAGCAGCCTTTTGACAAATTCCCTCTTccacacattttgacatacttCTTCTGCCTTGGAAACTATTTCCAATCTTTGCAGTCAACCTATTATGAAATCTACACTATTAATTTGTTATTATACACTATTATATTCACTATGATATCAACTATTATTCACTATTATTTTCTACCAAATCTGTCTTTTTATAGGAAAACTACAGAAATGAATATGTACACCTCTTACTATGAGACAGGGTAAAATCATTAGCTGaaactattttaaaatgaaatgtttGTTTACAATAGAGTATGTGTTTCTATATAACAAGCTAATTGTACAGACTGAATggttaaagcaattttaaaaggacAAAATCGTTCACCCCAGGGTCTCTGGCTCAATTGCAATTACTGTTGTCTGTAACTAGAAGCCGATAAGTATCTGGCAGGAGCTTTCTGTGAAATGATCTACTGGTCTCTGTCCAGTTCCCAATGGAAAACTATctaccctaaaaaaaaaaaaatcaccatcaCATTTGGCAATCTTACTTAGCAAAAAGGTCATGAGTACACATGAACCTTGGAGTATGACATTCCCTAGGGCTCAAAGCTTGATTTTCCAGATGTCCAGGCAATATGGGAATCTTACAATGCTCTAATGTATTATCTGTATTTTTCCTGAAGGCTGAAAAGAAAGTTCTCAGTTACAAGAACTTTTAAATTGGTACCTTTTCCCAATACTAagagaaagtgtgagagagatgaatgaaaataaaataggtGAGATCCATGTATTTTTTAATCATGACAAGTACTCAGCTAGTGGAAGCCCTAAGTCTGATCTTGAAAGGGACCATTCTGCAGGACTGTGCCTTCTGAACAGCAATATCCATTAGGCTTGTTCAGTAAATCTGCTTAAAAGGAGCCAGAGCACAGACAGGTTGGCATTAATTCTCAAGCAAATATTAAGGTTTTTGCCCATGCAATCAAGAGTAGCAAACCAGAcaatttaatttgttttattggTTGCTTTGGATCTCTCTTTTATAAGTAAACTTGGGCAAAACTGCAATAGAATACAGGGATTCTGCTTCTAGCTGGAATGTAAAGCCACTTACAAAGAATGCAATTATCATAAGCTTTACTGCCTATCCCAGTGAAGAATAAAGGTGGAATACATTACTTTTAATGACATTGTGGCTTTCTAAATTGCGCACACTGAAATGTAACATAATTGTTTTTCACAGTAAATAGACAAGACACGAGTAGTTGTTATGATAGTAATAATAATTGACAACAGGCACTCAAAATGGTTCACAATGTGCAGAAGAAACACTGCTACTCTCTCCTACTGTCCACCAatttaggtgccactggactctaactttgttctgctactgtcCACTGAAAAGCCTTTGCATGTAGTAGTTCCCAGCAGGGAGGCAATAATGTTCacatgctatttatttattaatttacattTTGTTTTACACCTTTAGCAAATCAAGGCAATTAACAGCATCAAATGCTAAAAAGTTATGCAGTGTAATGTAAtgcattaaagcaggggtgttgaacttgtgggccaggggctgaatcaggcccccggggggctcctatcaggtccctgagcaactggctgtcatctgcttccttcttcctctctcttactgccttttgcataacagcttgctttgcaaggtttgatcaattacacaggagctacagagcaaatcctctattggatgagactcctcccttggggaggaagggggaggaagagcttgctttgccaggctctctcaatctcacagcagagttactcagccaagcctctctttcttctattggctaaggctcccctTCCCTCCTGGACCCCTGGAGaacaaaggaaagagccagagcttcctttgcccagttccctggatcacatgggagagatacaaagaaagcacctttaagaccaatgagtgctaatgttttaagcatgttttaagttttcaaaaaaatctttgtgtttgtgtcttttataaacctacctaatcttaaataggtacacacatggcctggcccaacatggcccagcctgagaaggtctcatttatgtcagatccagccctcataacaaataataataataataataataataaaattttatttatatcccgccctccccgccgaagcgggctcagggcggctaacaacatattcatataattatacaaaggtttaaaatcacattagtcttaaaacattccaatttaaaatgaatacaaatacaaatagatttcaggtgctaattctgttcataaaataatggtgatagaagtcacctaacatcagtcgctcagccggcaaagCCCAtcctaaaaagggtggtcttgcaggccctgcggaactggtcaaggctccgcagggctc contains:
- the SERTAD4 gene encoding SERTA domain-containing protein 4, with the protein product MTLVLPLSSFCEPIVSSEGAAEYPPPLWESRCCTKSSPASDAAASGSSSQGQAQQPPGDGRTAAGQPPESGSHHRGISNPTATSKITYFKRKYVEEEDFHPPLTSCTPKTISVFEERAHILYMSLEKLKYIDDPEVYLRRSVLINNLMKRIHGEIIMQNNWCFPTCSFGGASAQEWFVSHDCPYRKRLRMAREDCEKIHTCCLYQDCGNHYLSLPLSTNSAVGNSSSSSSSSPSISLPSCSQQVEYDVSGTPAYRSDDQIHANEIFITSAGPHGKAVSSNEKGGDELERERAADWEPMKSDQGTECKSKYFDYFDTGRGDRSNVNESWKKSLRKREFLPGGKICCSKGSKI